The genome window AACAGTGAATATATTCCTGTTGCTTATTCTGATACCGGGAAAAATTTAGTGGCAAAAATTTCTGGTGGCAAAGAAGTTTCTTGTGACGCCCTAGATAAATTAAAAAGCGCAGCAGAAAAATTATCTCAAGAAGATACCGAGATGTTACAAAAAGTTTCTGCATTAATTTTAGCAAATAAAGTTCCAGATGAGTTTTGGCAGACGATTTCAGATCGCTGTATTTCTTGCACCGCATGCACTTTATGTTGCCCAACTTGTACTTGTTTTGATGTGTTTGATCGAAAGTCGCTTTTGCATAAAAATATCGAACGCGTGCGTCTGCGTGATTCATGTTTATTAGATGGCTTTATGCGTGAAGCGAGCGGGCATAACCCGATGGCAAAAGAATCTCAGCGCACGCGTCGCCGCATTCATCACAAGTTAGCCGCTGATGTTAAACGTAACGGAGTTATCACCTGCTTTTTGTGTGGCCGCTGCGATAAAGTTTGCCCAAGTAACATTGGCATCAAAAGCGTATGCCGCGAGCTTTTAAAATATGTGGGCGCGTAAGTCAAATGCTCGCAGTAGATTTTAACCGCAGGATTTAGGATAATTGAACACGCCACAAATATGCTGAAAAAAAGCCATAAAAATGCCGCAATAACATTAGTTATAATTCTTGGGATTGTCAGCTTTCTTGCTGACATGACAGTCGAAGGCGCAAAAAGTATCACTGGCGCATTTTTGGCATTACTTGGTGCAAATGCATTTATCGTTGGTATAGTTGCTGGCGCAGGTGAATTTGTTGGCTATGCGCTAAGATTATTTTCTGGATATCTTGTCGATAAAACCGCGAATTATTGGTTATTTACTTTTTTTGGTTATGCTTGCAATTTAATTGGTTTGCCGCTTCTTGCTTTCACTGGGAATTGGCGAACTGCCGCGTTCCTCATCATTCTTGAGCGCGTTGGCAAAGCTCTTCGCACTCCAGCACGCGATGCGATGCTTTCACACGCGAGCCACAGCATTGGCCGAGGTTTTGGTTTTGGCTTGCATCAAACTTTTGATCAGTTGGGCGCAATGCTTGGTCCGCTCATTGTAACTTTGGTGTTATTTTTAAAGGGGAGTTACCGTGATGGTTTTGCTATATTATTTATTCCCGGGTTTTTAGCAATCGTAGCTTTAATTGTTGCCAGCAGAATATATCCTACGCCACAAGATTTAGAAACTTCGCAAATTGCTTCACCAACGAAAAATCATACCAATGCTACATTTTGGATTTATTTATTAGCGAGCGCTTCACTTGCTGCAGGTTTTGCGGATTTTCCGATAATCGCCTATCACTTCGCAAAGCACGCAATTTTGAGTGCGACTTTGATTCCATTTTCATACGCAGTTGGTTTGGGCGTTAGCTCAGCTTCGGTATTATTTTTTGGCAAACTCTACGATCGGCTTGGTTACGTGGTGTTAATTATCACCACAGTTATCGCCGCATTTTTCCCAATTTTTGTTTTTTTCGGCGGCACTGCGCTCGCTTTTTTTGGCATGTTTTTATGGGGCATTGGCACCGGCGCGCAGAGCTCGCTTTTAAAAGCAATTATCGGTGATATTATCCCTAAAGAAAAACGCGGGCGCGCCTATGGCATATATAATGCTTGTTTTGGCCTGGCCTGTTTTATCGGCAGCGCCTTGATGGGATTTTTATATGATATCTCACTTTTTTGGCTCGTCGTATTTTCAATATTTATGCAATTCTTATCGGTCATAATTTTTCTCGTCGCCGGAATCCGCCGCGCAAAATAAAATTTTTTTACCTCAAGAAGCTTTGTATTCGGATGCACTGTTTGTGGCAGCTGCTTGTTGCATTTCAGCGTCGCTAATATTGTAAGGGTTAAAGCCATGTCGTAACTTTTGAGTCCAAGATAAGGTATCGTACAGATTTTCTTGAGCTGCCTCTTTATTGTATAAGATAATTGCACGTTGATTTGTTTCAGATAACTGTTTTAAAATTTCACTTGTAAATTTCCCCATCGGTTGGTTATCTCCAGCCAAATTCATTTCATTAGTTCCTGTGATTTGATCTAAAATTTTATCTAAAGAAATAGATATTTCTTTGGCATTAATATCGTGCAAATGATCAAAGCGATTTAGTGTTCTTAAAAGCGTGTCATCGATTATTGTATGTAATTGTCTTGTTGTGGCAGAATTAGGCCCAAATTCTTTTGCAATCTGAGTATTAAATCTTTCAAGTATTGCTTTGCTTTC of Endomicrobiales bacterium contains these proteins:
- a CDS encoding MFS transporter, translated to MLKKSHKNAAITLVIILGIVSFLADMTVEGAKSITGAFLALLGANAFIVGIVAGAGEFVGYALRLFSGYLVDKTANYWLFTFFGYACNLIGLPLLAFTGNWRTAAFLIILERVGKALRTPARDAMLSHASHSIGRGFGFGLHQTFDQLGAMLGPLIVTLVLFLKGSYRDGFAILFIPGFLAIVALIVASRIYPTPQDLETSQIASPTKNHTNATFWIYLLASASLAAGFADFPIIAYHFAKHAILSATLIPFSYAVGLGVSSASVLFFGKLYDRLGYVVLIITTVIAAFFPIFVFFGGTALAFFGMFLWGIGTGAQSSLLKAIIGDIIPKEKRGRAYGIYNACFGLACFIGSALMGFLYDISLFWLVVFSIFMQFLSVIIFLVAGIRRAK
- a CDS encoding 4Fe-4S dicluster domain-containing protein, whose protein sequence is MKIMKAYTENELRIFFKSLTADYSVQVPVKLHDGTRTLGELDSGDLALAGGALPMKPTSVFAPYQEVILTFKEKKIEATKEAQPIFVVGFTAEDADCLEYIDKFYSKDYVDFPYFNKRQNAVVVCVTGKCGAAGELLKIANGKCDFELIALGNSEYIPVAYSDTGKNLVAKISGGKEVSCDALDKLKSAAEKLSQEDTEMLQKVSALILANKVPDEFWQTISDRCISCTACTLCCPTCTCFDVFDRKSLLHKNIERVRLRDSCLLDGFMREASGHNPMAKESQRTRRRIHHKLAADVKRNGVITCFLCGRCDKVCPSNIGIKSVCRELLKYVGA